CCGGTCTTACGGTGATTATGACCGCTATTGGACCTACCGTGATAGGGTTAGCAGCTCATCCTGGGCTTTCCCAATGTTTGGTATTCTTGGTATGGTCCTGATGGTGGGGCTTCCACTTGGCATTTTGGCTTTGATCGTGATGGGCATTATCATGCTGGTTCGGGCTGGCAAGAAGTCCGACTCTGACACGATGCCGGCTGCCCCCGTGCAACCCGTCTGCCCAGCCTGTGGACAGGAAGTTCAACAGGATTGGAAAGTCTGCCCACACTGCGGTGAGGCTTTGGAGAATTAGCAATGCGTTGCGGTGGTGGGAGAAATCCCGGACTATTGACGGCACTGCTGGTGGGATCCCAATTGGCAAGGGTCTCTCCGGTCGAGGTAAGGCAGCCCCCAAAGGATGAAGTCACCTGCCCGAAATGTGGCTATTCCCTCAAGGGTGCTTTTACCTGGTGTCCGAATTGTGGCGCCCGAAGCAAACCTTTTCATTGTGCGTATTGTCAGGGATTGGTCCCGGTTGACGCTGAGAGTTGTATTCACTGCGGCGCATCCATCCAATAAAATTATTATCAGTGAACCTGAAAGGCACAGAATCCCCAACTGTGCCTTTTTTAGGTAAAATCGAAGACAGGACTCACTAAACCGGGAGTTTGGGCGTGCGTGGAAAGATTCTGATTGTTGATGACGAAAAAGATATTCGTGACCTGATCAAAACTTACCTTGAGAAGGAAGGCTATCAGGTCTTTGAGGCTGGGGATGGTAAAGAAGCCATAGAACATGCGCGCTTGGTGCAGCCGGAGCTGGTCATTCTGGATATTATGCTGCCGAACCTGAATGGATTGGACGTGCTTTCGACCCTGCGGCGTGAATCGGACA
This Chloroflexota bacterium DNA region includes the following protein-coding sequences:
- a CDS encoding zinc-ribbon domain-containing protein: MKKLWPWLIGIGIFVILAMVLWFGLGLLRYSHSPATMMGDRIRSYGDYDRYWTYRDRVSSSSWAFPMFGILGMVLMVGLPLGILALIVMGIIMLVRAGKKSDSDTMPAAPVQPVCPACGQEVQQDWKVCPHCGEALEN